In Grus americana isolate bGruAme1 chromosome 17, bGruAme1.mat, whole genome shotgun sequence, the following proteins share a genomic window:
- the SALL4 gene encoding sal-like protein 4 isoform X1 codes for MQLTLAAGFVPFSSGLKHCTSVKCGPGPPPVQLRAAPVGQDRPPRSLRRRAGSPQDVPGDGDGEMSSKRCRTEETKICEKCCAEFFDISEFLEHKKNCTKNPPVLIMNDSEGTVPPESFSEASLGSFPSDRMDSRTRKDTQAKGCTGSMEKREGKADAESVGGMYLKIEPPVPPAAPGLSYLPKSKVPNTNVTLQTIRGTKVAVNQRTSDAISSSAASFNAIPMILEQLVCLQQQQLQQIQLTEQIRIQIAMMAPHALHPSIAAATDPLKALGAHMSQQLSAAVALIGQKAGSQSLSLESLKQGKLPHSNTGVAATGSLAAGLSPSFPLKPEASRSLPGSISRFPNPLLPQSSNSVIFQNPLSAVSSVIDSSKKGKGKPPNISVSESKPNAEEPFFKHKCKFCGKVFGNDSALQIHLRSHTGERPYKCNICGNRFTTKGNLKVHFQRHKEKYPHIKMNPYPVPEHLDNVPTSTGIPYGMSVPLDESNLVVDSKPPLTTLPTSAATSAPQTVSSLAGVKESLPGTFSSDLQSRPSPESEGSSSSSGAVGHESGTEQSLSSPQAACSVSIFHVSGSNEQGSETSKLQQLVENIDKSTADPNECLICHRVLSCQSSLKMHYRTHTGERPFKCKICGRAFSTKGNLKTHYGVHRANTPLKMQHSCPICQKKFTNAVVLQQHIRMHMGGQIPNTPMPENACDSADVDPAVAEKNGDVSRPDETVESIEMEEDLESQDGPRSSSKPPTPYDAQSESPATAASFSGIAALENQMKIVNSALNLQRQSSLKSSDNGSAESDGMTNDSSSVAGDPDYQNGRSPAASESASLQALSPANSQAESVRSKSPSFNNQEDTGTGNKSEGPENTSAEMEGVIGALDLTYGNIGRKVIKEEPGLHFANGEYGRSSIPAAFVRAPPALIKMEMPGERPISTSHFIGPPALSPGVAPLLVPRPKFCRPAKQHICSTCGKNFSSASALQIHERTHTGEKPFACTICGRAFTTKGNLKVHVGTHMWNNSARRGRRLSIDNPMALLGNDPKKVSEMFPKDIMPPSVSIDPTVWNQYAAVLSNGIAMKTNEISVIQSGGLPTLPVTIGGGSAINTATVSKIDGTQSGTGSDTEKASGAAADNVPKHQFPHFMEENKIAVS; via the exons ggaGTCCACAAGACGTCCCAGGTGACGGAGATGGTGAAATGAGTTCCAAAAGGTGCCGCACGGAGGAAACTAAAATCTGTGAGAAATGCTGTGCAGAATTCTTTGATATCTCTGAATTCCTTGAGCATAAGAAAAATTGCACTAAAAATCCACCTGTTCTAATCATGAATGACAGTGAGGGAACAGTACCCCCTGAAAGCTTCTCCGAAGCTTCTCTAGGGAGCTTTCCAAGTGATCGAATGGATAGCAGGACACGCAAGGACACTCAGGCAAAGGGCTGCACTGGTTCtatggaaaagagagaaggaaaagcgGATGCTGAGTCGGTAGGAGGAATGTACCTTAAAATAGAACCCCCCGTCCCGCCTGCGGCTCCTGGGCTAAGCTATCTACCAAAATCCAAAGTACCAAACACTAATGTGACTTTGCAGACGATACGTGGCACTAAAGTGGCTGTGAACCAGCGGACCTCCGATGCCATCTCTTCGTCAGCAGCCAGTTTTAATGCTATCCCCATGATCCTGGAGCAGCTCGTgtgcttgcagcagcagcagctccagcaaatTCAGTTGACGGAGCAAATTCGCATTCAGATTGCCATGATGGCTCCCCATGCCCTGCATCCCTCTATAGCAGCTGCTACTGACCCGCTGAAAGCTCTGGGTGCTCACATGTCTCAGCAGCTGTCGGCTGCTGTTGCTTTAATCGGACAAAAAGCTGGAAGCCAGAGCCTATCACTGGAATCCTTGAAGCAAGGAAAACTACCTCATTCTAACACTGGCGTTGCGGCCACCGGCTCGCTGGCTGCTGGgctttccccctccttccccttgaAGCCGGAGGCAAGCAGAAGCCTCCCCGGCTCCATTTCTCGGTTCCCAAACCCTTTACTACCTCAGTCCTCCAACTCCGTCATCTTCCAAAATCCGCTTTCGGCCGTTTCTTCTGTAATAGATTCCTcaaagaaggggaagggaaaaccTCCCAACATTAGCGTGTCTGAAAGCAAACCAAATGCGGAAGAGCCGTTCTTCAAACACAAGTGTAAGTTCTGCGGGAAGGTCTTTGGCAACGACAGTGCCCTGCAGATTCACCTCCGTTCCCACACCGGTGAAAGACCCTACAAGTGTAACATCTGTGGTAACCGCTTTACAACCAAAGGAAACCTTAAAGTGCATTTTCAGCGtcacaaagaaaaatacccCCACATAAAGATGAATCCCTACCCGGTTCCTGAGCACCTGGACAATGTTCCCACTAGCACTGGAATCCCGTACGGGATGTCTGTGCCGCTGGATGAGTCTAACCTAGTTGTGGACAGCAAACCTCCCCTAACAACCCTGCCTACCTCTGCGGCCACCAGTGCACCTCAGACAGTCTCCAGCCTAGCAGGCGTCAAGGAGTCTCTGCCTGGTACGTTCTCGAGTGACCTGCAGTCAAGGCCTTCTCCAGAAAGCGAGGGTagctcttcctcctcaggggcgGTCGGTCACGAATCGGGAACAGAGCAGAGCTTGAGTTCACCACAAGCTGCCTGCAGCGTGAGCATCTTCCATGTAAGTGGGTCAAATGAGCAAGGCTCAGAGACATCGAAGCTTCAGCAGCTGGTTGAAAATATCGACAAATCCACTGCTGACCCCAACGAGTGCCTGATCTGTCACCGAGTGCTGAGCTGCCAGAGTTCACTCAAAATGCATTATCGTACTCACACCGGAGAGAGGCCATTCAAGTGTAAAATCTGTGGCCGCGCCTTCTCCACTAAAGGGAACCTTAAAACTCATTATGGCGTCCACCGGGCCAATACTCCTTTGAAGATGCAACATTCGTGTCCTATTTGCCAGAAGAAGTTTACAAACGCAGTTGTGTTGCAGCAGCACATCCGCATGCATATGGGGGGACAAATACCCAATACACCAATGCCGGAAAACGCCTGCGACAGTGCTGACGTGGATCCTGCTGTGGCTGAGAAGAACGGAGACGTCAGTCGCCCAGATGAGACCGTGGAAAGCATAGAGATGGAAGAGGACCTGGAGTCTCAGGACGGCCCTAGGAGCTCTTCAAAACCTCCTACTCCGTACGATGCACAATCAGAATCGCCAGCCACAGCAGCCAGCTTCTCTGGTATTGCAGCACTGGAGAATCAAATGAAGATCGTCAACTCCGCTTTGAACTTGCAGCGGCAAAGCAGCTTGAAGTCTAGTGACAATGGCTCGGCAGAAAGTGATGGCATGACAAATGATTCGTCTTCTGTGGCAGGAGATCCAGATTATCAGAACGGCAGGAGTCCTGCTGCCTCCGAGTCTGCATCGCTCCAGGCTCTGTCTCCGGCCAACAGCCAAGCTGAGAGCGTAAGGTCAAAGTCACCTAGCTTCAACAATCAAGAAGATACCGGCACGGGAAATAAATCAGAGGGTCCTGAGAACACTTCTGCAGAAATGGAAGGGGTCATTGGTGCTTTGGATTTAACTTACGGCAACATTGGTCGAAAGGTCATTAAAGAAGAACCTGGGTTACACTTTGCAAATGGAGAATATG gTCGAAGTAGTATTCCAGCTGCTTTTGTTAGAGCCCCACCAGCCCTCATAAAAATGGAGATGCCCGGTGAGCGTCCCATTAGCACTAGCCATTTCATCGGCCCACCAGCTCTCTCTCCTGGTGTTGCCCCCCTCCTCGTGCCACGACCGAAATTCTGCCGTCCCGCCAAACAGCACATCTGCAGTACGTGTGGGAAGAACTTCTCCTCTGCCAGCGCCCTTCAGATCCACGAACGGACCCATACTGGTGAAAAGCCATTTGCCTGCACCATCTGTGGGAGAGCCTTTACAACAAAAGGAAACCTGAAG GTCCACGTAGGAACTCACATGTGGAATAACTCTGCCAGGCGGGGAAGGCGGCTTTCGATTGATAACCCCATGGCTCTGCTGGGGAATGATCCCAAGAAGGTATCTGAAATGTTCCCAAAGGATATAATGCCTCCTTCCGTGAGCATTGACCCCACAGTATGGAATCAGTATGCGGCGGTACTCAGCAATGGCATAGCAATGAAGACTAACGAGATCTCAGTGATCCAGAGCGGTGGCTTACCTACCCTTCCAGTCACCATTGGGGGCGGTTCGGCAATAAATACTGCTACGGTCTCCAAAATAGATGGGACCCAGTCTGGGACTGGCTCTGATACAGAGAAGGCCAGTGGTGCTGCTGCAGACAACGTGCCAAAACACCAGTTCCCTCACTTCATGGAGGAGAACAAAATTGCTGTTAGTTAA
- the SALL4 gene encoding sal-like protein 4 isoform X3 encodes MSSKRCRTEETKICEKCCAEFFDISEFLEHKKNCTKNPPVLIMNDSEGTVPPESFSEASLGSFPSDRMDSRTRKDTQAKGCTGSMEKREGKADAESVGGMYLKIEPPVPPAAPGLSYLPKSKVPNTNVTLQTIRGTKVAVNQRTSDAISSSAASFNAIPMILEQLVCLQQQQLQQIQLTEQIRIQIAMMAPHALHPSIAAATDPLKALGAHMSQQLSAAVALIGQKAGSQSLSLESLKQGKLPHSNTGVAATGSLAAGLSPSFPLKPEASRSLPGSISRFPNPLLPQSSNSVIFQNPLSAVSSVIDSSKKGKGKPPNISVSESKPNAEEPFFKHKCKFCGKVFGNDSALQIHLRSHTGERPYKCNICGNRFTTKGNLKVHFQRHKEKYPHIKMNPYPVPEHLDNVPTSTGIPYGMSVPLDESNLVVDSKPPLTTLPTSAATSAPQTVSSLAGVKESLPGTFSSDLQSRPSPESEGSSSSSGAVGHESGTEQSLSSPQAACSVSIFHVSGSNEQGSETSKLQQLVENIDKSTADPNECLICHRVLSCQSSLKMHYRTHTGERPFKCKICGRAFSTKGNLKTHYGVHRANTPLKMQHSCPICQKKFTNAVVLQQHIRMHMGGQIPNTPMPENACDSADVDPAVAEKNGDVSRPDETVESIEMEEDLESQDGPRSSSKPPTPYDAQSESPATAASFSGIAALENQMKIVNSALNLQRQSSLKSSDNGSAESDGMTNDSSSVAGDPDYQNGRSPAASESASLQALSPANSQAESVRSKSPSFNNQEDTGTGNKSEGPENTSAEMEGVIGALDLTYGNIGRKVIKEEPGLHFANGEYGRSSIPAAFVRAPPALIKMEMPGERPISTSHFIGPPALSPGVAPLLVPRPKFCRPAKQHICSTCGKNFSSASALQIHERTHTGEKPFACTICGRAFTTKGNLKVHVGTHMWNNSARRGRRLSIDNPMALLGNDPKKVSEMFPKDIMPPSVSIDPTVWNQYAAVLSNGIAMKTNEISVIQSGGLPTLPVTIGGGSAINTATVSKIDGTQSGTGSDTEKASGAAADNVPKHQFPHFMEENKIAVS; translated from the exons ATGAGTTCCAAAAGGTGCCGCACGGAGGAAACTAAAATCTGTGAGAAATGCTGTGCAGAATTCTTTGATATCTCTGAATTCCTTGAGCATAAGAAAAATTGCACTAAAAATCCACCTGTTCTAATCATGAATGACAGTGAGGGAACAGTACCCCCTGAAAGCTTCTCCGAAGCTTCTCTAGGGAGCTTTCCAAGTGATCGAATGGATAGCAGGACACGCAAGGACACTCAGGCAAAGGGCTGCACTGGTTCtatggaaaagagagaaggaaaagcgGATGCTGAGTCGGTAGGAGGAATGTACCTTAAAATAGAACCCCCCGTCCCGCCTGCGGCTCCTGGGCTAAGCTATCTACCAAAATCCAAAGTACCAAACACTAATGTGACTTTGCAGACGATACGTGGCACTAAAGTGGCTGTGAACCAGCGGACCTCCGATGCCATCTCTTCGTCAGCAGCCAGTTTTAATGCTATCCCCATGATCCTGGAGCAGCTCGTgtgcttgcagcagcagcagctccagcaaatTCAGTTGACGGAGCAAATTCGCATTCAGATTGCCATGATGGCTCCCCATGCCCTGCATCCCTCTATAGCAGCTGCTACTGACCCGCTGAAAGCTCTGGGTGCTCACATGTCTCAGCAGCTGTCGGCTGCTGTTGCTTTAATCGGACAAAAAGCTGGAAGCCAGAGCCTATCACTGGAATCCTTGAAGCAAGGAAAACTACCTCATTCTAACACTGGCGTTGCGGCCACCGGCTCGCTGGCTGCTGGgctttccccctccttccccttgaAGCCGGAGGCAAGCAGAAGCCTCCCCGGCTCCATTTCTCGGTTCCCAAACCCTTTACTACCTCAGTCCTCCAACTCCGTCATCTTCCAAAATCCGCTTTCGGCCGTTTCTTCTGTAATAGATTCCTcaaagaaggggaagggaaaaccTCCCAACATTAGCGTGTCTGAAAGCAAACCAAATGCGGAAGAGCCGTTCTTCAAACACAAGTGTAAGTTCTGCGGGAAGGTCTTTGGCAACGACAGTGCCCTGCAGATTCACCTCCGTTCCCACACCGGTGAAAGACCCTACAAGTGTAACATCTGTGGTAACCGCTTTACAACCAAAGGAAACCTTAAAGTGCATTTTCAGCGtcacaaagaaaaatacccCCACATAAAGATGAATCCCTACCCGGTTCCTGAGCACCTGGACAATGTTCCCACTAGCACTGGAATCCCGTACGGGATGTCTGTGCCGCTGGATGAGTCTAACCTAGTTGTGGACAGCAAACCTCCCCTAACAACCCTGCCTACCTCTGCGGCCACCAGTGCACCTCAGACAGTCTCCAGCCTAGCAGGCGTCAAGGAGTCTCTGCCTGGTACGTTCTCGAGTGACCTGCAGTCAAGGCCTTCTCCAGAAAGCGAGGGTagctcttcctcctcaggggcgGTCGGTCACGAATCGGGAACAGAGCAGAGCTTGAGTTCACCACAAGCTGCCTGCAGCGTGAGCATCTTCCATGTAAGTGGGTCAAATGAGCAAGGCTCAGAGACATCGAAGCTTCAGCAGCTGGTTGAAAATATCGACAAATCCACTGCTGACCCCAACGAGTGCCTGATCTGTCACCGAGTGCTGAGCTGCCAGAGTTCACTCAAAATGCATTATCGTACTCACACCGGAGAGAGGCCATTCAAGTGTAAAATCTGTGGCCGCGCCTTCTCCACTAAAGGGAACCTTAAAACTCATTATGGCGTCCACCGGGCCAATACTCCTTTGAAGATGCAACATTCGTGTCCTATTTGCCAGAAGAAGTTTACAAACGCAGTTGTGTTGCAGCAGCACATCCGCATGCATATGGGGGGACAAATACCCAATACACCAATGCCGGAAAACGCCTGCGACAGTGCTGACGTGGATCCTGCTGTGGCTGAGAAGAACGGAGACGTCAGTCGCCCAGATGAGACCGTGGAAAGCATAGAGATGGAAGAGGACCTGGAGTCTCAGGACGGCCCTAGGAGCTCTTCAAAACCTCCTACTCCGTACGATGCACAATCAGAATCGCCAGCCACAGCAGCCAGCTTCTCTGGTATTGCAGCACTGGAGAATCAAATGAAGATCGTCAACTCCGCTTTGAACTTGCAGCGGCAAAGCAGCTTGAAGTCTAGTGACAATGGCTCGGCAGAAAGTGATGGCATGACAAATGATTCGTCTTCTGTGGCAGGAGATCCAGATTATCAGAACGGCAGGAGTCCTGCTGCCTCCGAGTCTGCATCGCTCCAGGCTCTGTCTCCGGCCAACAGCCAAGCTGAGAGCGTAAGGTCAAAGTCACCTAGCTTCAACAATCAAGAAGATACCGGCACGGGAAATAAATCAGAGGGTCCTGAGAACACTTCTGCAGAAATGGAAGGGGTCATTGGTGCTTTGGATTTAACTTACGGCAACATTGGTCGAAAGGTCATTAAAGAAGAACCTGGGTTACACTTTGCAAATGGAGAATATG gTCGAAGTAGTATTCCAGCTGCTTTTGTTAGAGCCCCACCAGCCCTCATAAAAATGGAGATGCCCGGTGAGCGTCCCATTAGCACTAGCCATTTCATCGGCCCACCAGCTCTCTCTCCTGGTGTTGCCCCCCTCCTCGTGCCACGACCGAAATTCTGCCGTCCCGCCAAACAGCACATCTGCAGTACGTGTGGGAAGAACTTCTCCTCTGCCAGCGCCCTTCAGATCCACGAACGGACCCATACTGGTGAAAAGCCATTTGCCTGCACCATCTGTGGGAGAGCCTTTACAACAAAAGGAAACCTGAAG GTCCACGTAGGAACTCACATGTGGAATAACTCTGCCAGGCGGGGAAGGCGGCTTTCGATTGATAACCCCATGGCTCTGCTGGGGAATGATCCCAAGAAGGTATCTGAAATGTTCCCAAAGGATATAATGCCTCCTTCCGTGAGCATTGACCCCACAGTATGGAATCAGTATGCGGCGGTACTCAGCAATGGCATAGCAATGAAGACTAACGAGATCTCAGTGATCCAGAGCGGTGGCTTACCTACCCTTCCAGTCACCATTGGGGGCGGTTCGGCAATAAATACTGCTACGGTCTCCAAAATAGATGGGACCCAGTCTGGGACTGGCTCTGATACAGAGAAGGCCAGTGGTGCTGCTGCAGACAACGTGCCAAAACACCAGTTCCCTCACTTCATGGAGGAGAACAAAATTGCTGTTAGTTAA
- the SALL4 gene encoding sal-like protein 4 isoform X2 — protein MSRRKQAKPQHINSEEQPPDAASGSPQDVPGDGDGEMSSKRCRTEETKICEKCCAEFFDISEFLEHKKNCTKNPPVLIMNDSEGTVPPESFSEASLGSFPSDRMDSRTRKDTQAKGCTGSMEKREGKADAESVGGMYLKIEPPVPPAAPGLSYLPKSKVPNTNVTLQTIRGTKVAVNQRTSDAISSSAASFNAIPMILEQLVCLQQQQLQQIQLTEQIRIQIAMMAPHALHPSIAAATDPLKALGAHMSQQLSAAVALIGQKAGSQSLSLESLKQGKLPHSNTGVAATGSLAAGLSPSFPLKPEASRSLPGSISRFPNPLLPQSSNSVIFQNPLSAVSSVIDSSKKGKGKPPNISVSESKPNAEEPFFKHKCKFCGKVFGNDSALQIHLRSHTGERPYKCNICGNRFTTKGNLKVHFQRHKEKYPHIKMNPYPVPEHLDNVPTSTGIPYGMSVPLDESNLVVDSKPPLTTLPTSAATSAPQTVSSLAGVKESLPGTFSSDLQSRPSPESEGSSSSSGAVGHESGTEQSLSSPQAACSVSIFHVSGSNEQGSETSKLQQLVENIDKSTADPNECLICHRVLSCQSSLKMHYRTHTGERPFKCKICGRAFSTKGNLKTHYGVHRANTPLKMQHSCPICQKKFTNAVVLQQHIRMHMGGQIPNTPMPENACDSADVDPAVAEKNGDVSRPDETVESIEMEEDLESQDGPRSSSKPPTPYDAQSESPATAASFSGIAALENQMKIVNSALNLQRQSSLKSSDNGSAESDGMTNDSSSVAGDPDYQNGRSPAASESASLQALSPANSQAESVRSKSPSFNNQEDTGTGNKSEGPENTSAEMEGVIGALDLTYGNIGRKVIKEEPGLHFANGEYGRSSIPAAFVRAPPALIKMEMPGERPISTSHFIGPPALSPGVAPLLVPRPKFCRPAKQHICSTCGKNFSSASALQIHERTHTGEKPFACTICGRAFTTKGNLKVHVGTHMWNNSARRGRRLSIDNPMALLGNDPKKVSEMFPKDIMPPSVSIDPTVWNQYAAVLSNGIAMKTNEISVIQSGGLPTLPVTIGGGSAINTATVSKIDGTQSGTGSDTEKASGAAADNVPKHQFPHFMEENKIAVS, from the exons ggaGTCCACAAGACGTCCCAGGTGACGGAGATGGTGAAATGAGTTCCAAAAGGTGCCGCACGGAGGAAACTAAAATCTGTGAGAAATGCTGTGCAGAATTCTTTGATATCTCTGAATTCCTTGAGCATAAGAAAAATTGCACTAAAAATCCACCTGTTCTAATCATGAATGACAGTGAGGGAACAGTACCCCCTGAAAGCTTCTCCGAAGCTTCTCTAGGGAGCTTTCCAAGTGATCGAATGGATAGCAGGACACGCAAGGACACTCAGGCAAAGGGCTGCACTGGTTCtatggaaaagagagaaggaaaagcgGATGCTGAGTCGGTAGGAGGAATGTACCTTAAAATAGAACCCCCCGTCCCGCCTGCGGCTCCTGGGCTAAGCTATCTACCAAAATCCAAAGTACCAAACACTAATGTGACTTTGCAGACGATACGTGGCACTAAAGTGGCTGTGAACCAGCGGACCTCCGATGCCATCTCTTCGTCAGCAGCCAGTTTTAATGCTATCCCCATGATCCTGGAGCAGCTCGTgtgcttgcagcagcagcagctccagcaaatTCAGTTGACGGAGCAAATTCGCATTCAGATTGCCATGATGGCTCCCCATGCCCTGCATCCCTCTATAGCAGCTGCTACTGACCCGCTGAAAGCTCTGGGTGCTCACATGTCTCAGCAGCTGTCGGCTGCTGTTGCTTTAATCGGACAAAAAGCTGGAAGCCAGAGCCTATCACTGGAATCCTTGAAGCAAGGAAAACTACCTCATTCTAACACTGGCGTTGCGGCCACCGGCTCGCTGGCTGCTGGgctttccccctccttccccttgaAGCCGGAGGCAAGCAGAAGCCTCCCCGGCTCCATTTCTCGGTTCCCAAACCCTTTACTACCTCAGTCCTCCAACTCCGTCATCTTCCAAAATCCGCTTTCGGCCGTTTCTTCTGTAATAGATTCCTcaaagaaggggaagggaaaaccTCCCAACATTAGCGTGTCTGAAAGCAAACCAAATGCGGAAGAGCCGTTCTTCAAACACAAGTGTAAGTTCTGCGGGAAGGTCTTTGGCAACGACAGTGCCCTGCAGATTCACCTCCGTTCCCACACCGGTGAAAGACCCTACAAGTGTAACATCTGTGGTAACCGCTTTACAACCAAAGGAAACCTTAAAGTGCATTTTCAGCGtcacaaagaaaaatacccCCACATAAAGATGAATCCCTACCCGGTTCCTGAGCACCTGGACAATGTTCCCACTAGCACTGGAATCCCGTACGGGATGTCTGTGCCGCTGGATGAGTCTAACCTAGTTGTGGACAGCAAACCTCCCCTAACAACCCTGCCTACCTCTGCGGCCACCAGTGCACCTCAGACAGTCTCCAGCCTAGCAGGCGTCAAGGAGTCTCTGCCTGGTACGTTCTCGAGTGACCTGCAGTCAAGGCCTTCTCCAGAAAGCGAGGGTagctcttcctcctcaggggcgGTCGGTCACGAATCGGGAACAGAGCAGAGCTTGAGTTCACCACAAGCTGCCTGCAGCGTGAGCATCTTCCATGTAAGTGGGTCAAATGAGCAAGGCTCAGAGACATCGAAGCTTCAGCAGCTGGTTGAAAATATCGACAAATCCACTGCTGACCCCAACGAGTGCCTGATCTGTCACCGAGTGCTGAGCTGCCAGAGTTCACTCAAAATGCATTATCGTACTCACACCGGAGAGAGGCCATTCAAGTGTAAAATCTGTGGCCGCGCCTTCTCCACTAAAGGGAACCTTAAAACTCATTATGGCGTCCACCGGGCCAATACTCCTTTGAAGATGCAACATTCGTGTCCTATTTGCCAGAAGAAGTTTACAAACGCAGTTGTGTTGCAGCAGCACATCCGCATGCATATGGGGGGACAAATACCCAATACACCAATGCCGGAAAACGCCTGCGACAGTGCTGACGTGGATCCTGCTGTGGCTGAGAAGAACGGAGACGTCAGTCGCCCAGATGAGACCGTGGAAAGCATAGAGATGGAAGAGGACCTGGAGTCTCAGGACGGCCCTAGGAGCTCTTCAAAACCTCCTACTCCGTACGATGCACAATCAGAATCGCCAGCCACAGCAGCCAGCTTCTCTGGTATTGCAGCACTGGAGAATCAAATGAAGATCGTCAACTCCGCTTTGAACTTGCAGCGGCAAAGCAGCTTGAAGTCTAGTGACAATGGCTCGGCAGAAAGTGATGGCATGACAAATGATTCGTCTTCTGTGGCAGGAGATCCAGATTATCAGAACGGCAGGAGTCCTGCTGCCTCCGAGTCTGCATCGCTCCAGGCTCTGTCTCCGGCCAACAGCCAAGCTGAGAGCGTAAGGTCAAAGTCACCTAGCTTCAACAATCAAGAAGATACCGGCACGGGAAATAAATCAGAGGGTCCTGAGAACACTTCTGCAGAAATGGAAGGGGTCATTGGTGCTTTGGATTTAACTTACGGCAACATTGGTCGAAAGGTCATTAAAGAAGAACCTGGGTTACACTTTGCAAATGGAGAATATG gTCGAAGTAGTATTCCAGCTGCTTTTGTTAGAGCCCCACCAGCCCTCATAAAAATGGAGATGCCCGGTGAGCGTCCCATTAGCACTAGCCATTTCATCGGCCCACCAGCTCTCTCTCCTGGTGTTGCCCCCCTCCTCGTGCCACGACCGAAATTCTGCCGTCCCGCCAAACAGCACATCTGCAGTACGTGTGGGAAGAACTTCTCCTCTGCCAGCGCCCTTCAGATCCACGAACGGACCCATACTGGTGAAAAGCCATTTGCCTGCACCATCTGTGGGAGAGCCTTTACAACAAAAGGAAACCTGAAG GTCCACGTAGGAACTCACATGTGGAATAACTCTGCCAGGCGGGGAAGGCGGCTTTCGATTGATAACCCCATGGCTCTGCTGGGGAATGATCCCAAGAAGGTATCTGAAATGTTCCCAAAGGATATAATGCCTCCTTCCGTGAGCATTGACCCCACAGTATGGAATCAGTATGCGGCGGTACTCAGCAATGGCATAGCAATGAAGACTAACGAGATCTCAGTGATCCAGAGCGGTGGCTTACCTACCCTTCCAGTCACCATTGGGGGCGGTTCGGCAATAAATACTGCTACGGTCTCCAAAATAGATGGGACCCAGTCTGGGACTGGCTCTGATACAGAGAAGGCCAGTGGTGCTGCTGCAGACAACGTGCCAAAACACCAGTTCCCTCACTTCATGGAGGAGAACAAAATTGCTGTTAGTTAA